A window of Haloarchaeobius litoreus contains these coding sequences:
- a CDS encoding dolichol kinase yields the protein MNDEVARRLVHASGAILPTAWVVGQLDAVPELPWQVVRYVLVLGTVVALGLEVVRLFVGLDWAIFEKLTREYEQENLAGYALYIIGGTFAGLLFTPVVAVPAMYMLTIGDPISGLLGSDELRRVKPARVLGTMFVVSFAFALPFLPLTAAVAAAVAATLADGVKPVVATYVIDDNITIPILASVTAAVVLVATGEPVEAVVTAVA from the coding sequence ATGAACGACGAGGTCGCCAGACGGCTGGTCCACGCGAGCGGGGCGATACTGCCGACCGCGTGGGTCGTCGGCCAGCTCGACGCCGTTCCGGAGCTCCCCTGGCAGGTGGTCCGCTACGTGCTCGTCCTGGGGACCGTCGTCGCCCTCGGGCTGGAGGTCGTCCGGCTGTTCGTCGGCCTCGACTGGGCCATCTTCGAGAAGCTCACCCGCGAGTACGAGCAGGAGAACCTCGCGGGCTACGCGCTCTACATCATCGGCGGGACGTTCGCCGGGCTGCTGTTCACTCCGGTGGTCGCGGTGCCGGCGATGTACATGCTGACCATCGGCGACCCCATCAGCGGCCTGCTCGGTTCCGACGAGCTCCGGCGGGTCAAGCCGGCCCGCGTGCTCGGGACGATGTTCGTCGTCTCCTTCGCGTTCGCGCTGCCGTTCCTCCCCCTGACGGCGGCGGTCGCGGCGGCGGTCGCGGCGACGCTGGCCGACGGCGTCAAGCCGGTCGTGGCGACGTACGTCATCGACGACAACATCACCATCCCTATCCTCGCGTCGGTGACCGCCGCCGTGGTGCTCGTCGCCACCGGCGAGCCCGTCGAGGCGGTCGTCACGGCGGTCGCGTGA
- a CDS encoding Sjogren's syndrome/scleroderma autoantigen 1 family protein, with protein MSEEFDKEAEREKLREQFASEEQEREQTRRMSELLLKGATMTNRHCDRCGDPIFRQNGQEFCPSCQGRGQAAAQQQQQQREQRPAEADEGTEPVADTAPEQDDDGTPTTPAQPAPPNSGHGRRVPSSRSRDAPAHGADTGGRGPESVEPTGEFDDAVAAVEETIRRFSAAAANTDDPERAREYLKTVREATETLAALQSR; from the coding sequence ATGAGCGAGGAGTTCGACAAGGAAGCCGAACGAGAGAAGTTGCGCGAGCAGTTCGCATCGGAGGAGCAGGAGCGCGAACAGACACGCCGCATGAGCGAACTCCTGCTGAAGGGCGCGACGATGACGAACAGGCACTGCGACCGCTGTGGCGACCCCATCTTCCGACAGAACGGCCAGGAGTTCTGTCCCTCGTGTCAGGGTCGCGGGCAGGCGGCCGCACAACAGCAGCAACAGCAGCGAGAGCAGCGGCCCGCCGAGGCCGACGAGGGGACGGAGCCGGTGGCCGACACCGCACCAGAGCAGGACGACGACGGGACGCCGACGACGCCTGCACAGCCAGCCCCGCCGAACAGCGGCCACGGCCGCCGTGTCCCCTCGTCCAGAAGCCGCGACGCGCCGGCCCACGGGGCGGACACCGGTGGACGGGGACCGGAGTCGGTCGAGCCCACCGGCGAGTTCGACGACGCTGTCGCGGCAGTCGAGGAGACCATCCGCCGGTTCAGCGCGGCCGCCGCGAACACCGACGACCCCGAGCGCGCACGGGAGTACCTGAAGACCGTCCGCGAGGCGACCGAGACGCTGGCGGCGCTCCAGAGTCGCTGA
- a CDS encoding bacterio-opsin activator domain-containing protein, whose protein sequence is MSAMPRILVVDGDEDRAGETATVLAAVGDEVDLEIAGSDDEALSAIGRAVPDCVVTEQDLGEATGVELLETVRTVHGQVPVVLCTAVGSERVAEQAVAAGVDGYVRRKTGNWEDRLCERVSACLDAGTGTDRLKERALDEAPVGITIADANAPDIPLVYVNESFVRLTGYEREDAIGKNCRFLQGEDSDPAAIKALRDAIEAQDSESVELVNYTEDGERFWNRVDIAPVRDSAGEVTHFVGFQTDVTDRVEAERTAEHRAAMLDTERAGLEHLLDRVNGVVQETTRALVESTTRAAIERNVTELLADTDPYTCAWIGEPDLADDSIRPSAIVGGSAEGDALELGRSDGPVARAIETGEVQVASVDDIPTAAWHAARTDEQCEMLAAIPLVYRDARYGVLTVYTSDAEALDEREVAILAALGRMVATAVSAAETRRTLTADDIVELSFHVDDRSVFFVDVAQRADATLSYAGSVYRDDDTLGMFFTVESDDPDSVVEIAEEHDDVASAKVITRNGGISLVEFSIGSSGLLSTLAEYGGDVTGIEASPETTTVEVELPREANARTVVDNVEQAFDGVSLGAYRERQRAATTKQEFIAALEEELTDRQLTALQRAYFGDFFEWPRPTSGDDLAESMGIARSTYHQHLRAAERKLVGEFFDRP, encoded by the coding sequence ATGAGTGCGATGCCCCGGATCCTCGTCGTCGACGGCGACGAGGACCGGGCCGGGGAGACGGCGACTGTACTGGCGGCGGTCGGGGACGAGGTGGACCTCGAGATCGCCGGGAGCGACGACGAGGCGCTCTCGGCCATCGGACGGGCGGTGCCGGACTGTGTCGTGACCGAGCAGGACCTGGGCGAGGCGACCGGGGTGGAGCTGCTCGAGACGGTTCGGACGGTCCACGGGCAGGTGCCGGTCGTGCTGTGTACGGCGGTCGGGAGCGAACGGGTGGCCGAGCAGGCAGTCGCGGCGGGCGTGGACGGCTACGTGCGGCGGAAGACCGGCAACTGGGAGGACCGGCTGTGCGAGCGCGTCAGCGCGTGTCTCGACGCCGGGACCGGGACCGACCGGCTGAAGGAACGGGCGCTGGACGAGGCACCCGTCGGCATCACCATCGCGGACGCGAACGCGCCGGACATTCCGCTGGTGTACGTCAACGAGTCGTTCGTGCGGCTGACGGGGTACGAGCGCGAGGACGCGATCGGCAAGAACTGTCGGTTCCTCCAGGGCGAGGACTCCGACCCCGCGGCGATCAAGGCGCTCCGCGACGCCATCGAGGCCCAGGATTCGGAGTCGGTCGAACTGGTGAACTACACGGAAGACGGCGAACGTTTCTGGAACCGTGTGGACATCGCGCCGGTCCGGGACAGCGCGGGCGAGGTGACACACTTCGTGGGCTTCCAGACGGACGTGACCGACCGCGTGGAGGCCGAGCGCACGGCCGAGCACCGCGCCGCGATGCTGGACACCGAGCGCGCCGGGCTCGAACACCTGCTCGACCGGGTGAACGGCGTCGTCCAGGAGACGACCCGGGCGCTGGTCGAGTCGACGACCCGGGCGGCCATCGAGCGGAACGTCACCGAACTGCTCGCGGACACCGACCCGTACACCTGCGCGTGGATCGGCGAACCGGACCTGGCCGACGACAGCATCCGACCGAGCGCCATCGTCGGCGGGAGCGCGGAGGGTGACGCTCTCGAACTCGGCCGGAGCGACGGCCCGGTGGCCCGCGCAATCGAGACGGGCGAGGTGCAGGTCGCCTCGGTCGACGACATCCCGACAGCGGCGTGGCACGCGGCCCGGACCGACGAGCAATGCGAGATGCTGGCTGCCATCCCGCTGGTGTACCGGGACGCCCGCTACGGTGTGCTGACGGTGTACACCTCGGACGCGGAGGCGCTGGACGAGCGCGAGGTGGCCATCCTCGCCGCACTCGGCCGGATGGTCGCGACGGCGGTGTCGGCGGCGGAGACGCGGCGCACGCTGACCGCGGACGACATCGTCGAGCTCTCGTTCCACGTCGACGACCGGTCGGTGTTCTTCGTGGACGTTGCCCAGCGTGCGGACGCGACGCTCTCGTACGCGGGGTCCGTGTACCGGGACGACGACACGCTCGGGATGTTCTTCACCGTGGAGTCGGACGACCCCGACAGCGTCGTCGAGATCGCCGAGGAGCACGACGACGTGGCCTCGGCGAAGGTCATCACCCGGAACGGAGGCATCTCGCTCGTCGAGTTCAGCATCGGCAGTTCGGGGCTGCTCTCGACGCTCGCGGAGTACGGCGGCGACGTGACCGGCATCGAGGCGTCGCCGGAGACGACGACCGTCGAGGTGGAGCTCCCCCGGGAGGCCAACGCCCGGACCGTCGTCGACAACGTCGAGCAGGCGTTCGACGGCGTCAGTCTCGGCGCGTACCGCGAGCGCCAGCGTGCCGCGACGACGAAACAGGAGTTCATCGCCGCGCTGGAGGAGGAGCTGACCGACCGGCAGCTGACCGCGCTCCAGCGGGCGTACTTCGGTGACTTCTTCGAGTGGCCGCGCCCGACGAGCGGCGACGACCTCGCGGAGTCGATGGGCATCGCCCGCTCGACGTACCACCAGCACCTGCGGGCGGCCGAGCGCAAACTGGTCGGCGAGTTCTTCGACCGGCCCTGA
- a CDS encoding ferredoxin: MRVEFDRDTCIGMFQCVAEWGEGFEKDTDDGKADLVGGEEVEDDVFVREVPEGQELDAKFAARSCPVDAIVVYDDDGEQLVP; the protein is encoded by the coding sequence ATGCGAGTCGAGTTTGACCGGGACACCTGTATCGGGATGTTCCAGTGCGTGGCGGAGTGGGGCGAGGGCTTCGAGAAGGACACCGACGACGGGAAGGCGGACCTCGTGGGGGGTGAGGAGGTCGAGGACGACGTCTTCGTCCGCGAGGTTCCGGAGGGTCAGGAGCTGGACGCGAAGTTCGCGGCGCGGTCGTGTCCGGTCGACGCCATCGTCGTGTACGACGACGACGGCGAGCAGCTCGTCCCGTAG
- the cgi121 gene encoding KEOPS complex subunit Cgi121 has protein sequence MRVIQGRTTVADVDEFLAFLDSVADEHDCVVQAFDARYVVDEAHLRTAVDRAARAWRRDDAIARDPGVEMLLYAAGRRQISRALELGVSEGEAVPVVAVVVGAFPGDPFETDDREAAAADALAAEWTDDAVLGTATDEARICEFFGITDAERTATAASLSELVRERVSLLVVEK, from the coding sequence ATGCGGGTGATCCAGGGCCGGACGACGGTCGCCGACGTCGACGAGTTCCTCGCGTTCCTCGATTCGGTCGCCGACGAGCACGACTGCGTCGTCCAGGCGTTCGACGCCAGATACGTCGTCGACGAGGCCCACCTCCGCACCGCGGTCGACCGCGCGGCCAGAGCGTGGCGGCGCGACGACGCCATCGCCCGGGACCCCGGCGTCGAGATGTTGCTGTACGCCGCGGGCCGCCGGCAGATCTCCCGCGCACTCGAACTCGGGGTGAGCGAGGGCGAGGCTGTGCCGGTCGTCGCCGTGGTCGTCGGCGCGTTCCCGGGCGACCCGTTCGAGACGGACGACCGTGAGGCCGCCGCGGCGGACGCACTCGCCGCCGAGTGGACCGACGACGCGGTGCTCGGGACGGCGACCGACGAGGCACGCATCTGCGAGTTCTTCGGGATTACAGACGCCGAACGCACCGCGACCGCCGCCTCGCTCTCCGAACTCGTCCGCGAGCGGGTGTCGCTGCTCGTCGTCGAGAAGTAG
- the glyS gene encoding glycine--tRNA ligase, with product MTETADVVELAKRRGYFFQASGAYGGVSGFYTFGPQGAALKRNIEDTWRDRFTIQEGNLEVDAPTIAPESVFEASGHLDGFDDMLVECPDCGESHRADHIIEDNTDIEEAESYPIPEVEELIAEFELVCPSCGAGLAGRTVTAFNLMFETNIGPGSSQPGYLRPETAQGIFVEFPQLKEYARNQLPFGVTQIGRAYRNEISPRRSLLRVREFTQAELELFVDPEEDEPDLDAVRDVTAPLYSAEMQDDPDAAAAEWTIGEAVDEGVIGDEWVAYYLGIAKEWYDRVGVDMERFRFRQHLPGELAHYAADCWDAEAEVDGDWIELAGFAYRSDYDLSKHADHSDDDFTLFTQYDEPQTVERATVDPDMSYLGPEFGGAAAGIAEALQTLADRDRTAFDGDSVTVEVDGESYDIPTEHVNFSVDEVTESGEHITPHVVEPSFGVDRALYTVVHHAFSEDEVEGEHRNYLALEPEVAPTFVGVFPLTDQDGLPERAREVAQDLRDAGLSVTYDDSGSIGRRYRRQDEVGTPFCVTLDGDPQGTATIRERDSTAQARVDLADLVDVLTALRTGDATFDDY from the coding sequence ATGACTGAGACGGCGGACGTCGTCGAGCTCGCGAAGCGCCGGGGCTACTTCTTCCAGGCCAGCGGCGCGTACGGCGGTGTCTCGGGCTTCTACACGTTCGGCCCGCAGGGCGCGGCGCTCAAGCGCAACATCGAGGACACCTGGCGCGACCGCTTCACCATCCAGGAGGGCAACCTGGAGGTCGACGCGCCGACCATCGCCCCCGAGTCGGTGTTCGAGGCGTCGGGCCACCTCGACGGCTTCGACGACATGCTCGTCGAGTGCCCCGACTGCGGCGAGAGCCACCGTGCGGACCACATCATCGAGGACAACACCGACATCGAGGAGGCCGAGAGCTACCCCATCCCCGAGGTCGAGGAGCTCATCGCGGAGTTCGAGCTCGTCTGCCCGAGCTGTGGTGCCGGCCTCGCGGGCCGGACCGTGACGGCGTTCAACCTGATGTTCGAGACGAACATCGGCCCCGGCTCCTCGCAGCCGGGCTACCTCCGGCCGGAGACGGCACAGGGCATCTTCGTGGAGTTCCCGCAGCTGAAGGAGTACGCCCGCAACCAGCTCCCCTTCGGCGTCACGCAGATCGGTCGCGCGTACCGCAACGAGATCTCGCCCCGGAGGTCGCTGCTCCGGGTGCGCGAGTTCACGCAGGCCGAGCTCGAGCTGTTCGTCGACCCCGAGGAGGACGAGCCGGACCTCGATGCGGTGCGCGACGTGACCGCGCCGCTGTACTCGGCGGAGATGCAGGACGACCCGGACGCCGCGGCGGCCGAGTGGACCATCGGCGAGGCGGTCGACGAGGGCGTCATCGGCGACGAGTGGGTCGCGTACTACCTCGGTATCGCCAAGGAGTGGTACGACCGCGTCGGCGTCGACATGGAGCGGTTCAGGTTCCGCCAGCACCTCCCGGGCGAGCTGGCGCACTACGCGGCGGACTGCTGGGACGCCGAGGCCGAGGTCGACGGCGACTGGATCGAGCTCGCGGGCTTCGCCTACCGCAGCGACTACGACCTCTCGAAGCACGCAGATCACTCCGACGACGACTTCACGCTGTTCACGCAGTACGACGAGCCGCAGACGGTCGAGCGCGCGACGGTCGACCCGGACATGAGCTACCTCGGTCCGGAGTTCGGTGGCGCGGCCGCCGGCATCGCCGAGGCGCTCCAGACGCTCGCCGACCGGGACCGCACGGCCTTCGACGGTGATTCGGTGACGGTCGAGGTCGACGGCGAGAGCTACGACATCCCGACCGAGCACGTGAACTTCAGCGTCGACGAGGTGACCGAGTCCGGCGAGCACATCACACCGCACGTCGTCGAGCCGTCGTTCGGCGTCGACCGCGCGCTGTACACCGTCGTCCACCACGCCTTCAGCGAGGACGAGGTCGAGGGCGAGCACCGGAACTACCTCGCGCTCGAACCCGAGGTCGCCCCGACGTTCGTCGGCGTCTTCCCGCTGACGGACCAGGACGGCTTGCCCGAGCGCGCACGCGAGGTGGCACAGGACCTGCGAGACGCGGGCCTGTCGGTCACCTACGACGACTCCGGCTCCATCGGCCGGCGCTACCGCCGGCAGGACGAGGTCGGCACGCCGTTCTGTGTCACCCTCGACGGCGACCCGCAAGGCACCGCGACGATCCGCGAGCGCGACTCCACGGCCCAGGCCCGGGTCGACCTCGCGGACCTCGTCGACGTCCTGACCGCGCTTCGAACCGGCGACGCGACGTTCGACGACTACTGA
- a CDS encoding DEAD/DEAH box helicase has protein sequence MATTDSDGESIEHPLLTPGFLERRLYQLRLAGTATEDHTLVCLPTGLGKTTVSLLVTARRLDEVGGKSLLLAPTKPLVQQHAEFYREALTIPDDEIVVFTGDVSPDDRAALWEDATIVIATPQVVENDLVGGRISLRDVTHITFDECHRATGDYAYNFIAERYHGDATDPLVTGMSASPGGDAEEIGEVCENLGIRAVEVMTEEDADVDEYTHDTEVEWQKIQLPEEVIEIRDALNDVISDRLGKLKELGVTRKTSPDLSEREIHEIQSQLRQMMDNDQSAGYEGMSFLAEIRKLRTAVTYVETQSVEATCRYFERQQNAARSSGASKASQRMISEPKVEEAIRRAHSFDDIHPKYRKARILLAETLGIEDGERVIVFTESRDTAEALTDFLSNHFETRRFVGQGDKEGSDGMTQKQQQETLSAFKDGEFEVLVSTSVAEEGLDVPEVDLVLFYEPVPTAIRSIQRKGRTGRQTEGRVVVLMAEDTRDEAYFWISRRKEKQMESELRELKGVADEVAADLDDGQTSLGEFDDGEGESEMQPGLQEFGGDDEPGTTDDESEGTADETESATGAAASDGVVATPDSDPDEDLAEIVVDQREMDSAIPRELSTRDDVTTRLETLEVGDYVLSDRVAVERKSVSDFLDTLTGSDRSLFEQLRDLSGHYARPVLIIEGTDSLVGTRDIHPNAVRGALASLAVDFGVSVLRTESEADTRDLLAVIAGREQTKNDREVSVHGEKAKKTLTEQQEYVVGAIADIGPVTARSLLAHFGTVEDALSATEEELLEVDGVGSVTAERIREVVGSQYEPGR, from the coding sequence ATGGCGACGACGGACAGCGACGGGGAGTCCATCGAGCACCCCTTGCTCACGCCCGGATTCCTCGAACGACGGCTCTACCAGCTCAGACTGGCCGGCACCGCGACCGAGGACCACACCCTCGTCTGTCTGCCGACCGGCCTCGGGAAGACGACGGTCAGCCTGCTGGTCACCGCCCGCCGGCTCGACGAGGTCGGCGGGAAGTCGCTGCTGCTCGCGCCGACGAAGCCCCTCGTCCAGCAGCACGCCGAGTTCTACCGCGAGGCCCTCACGATTCCGGACGACGAGATCGTGGTGTTCACCGGCGACGTGAGCCCGGACGACCGCGCAGCACTCTGGGAGGACGCGACCATCGTCATCGCGACGCCGCAGGTCGTCGAGAACGACCTCGTCGGCGGCCGCATCTCCCTGCGGGACGTGACCCACATCACGTTCGACGAGTGCCACCGCGCGACCGGCGACTACGCCTACAACTTCATCGCCGAGCGCTACCACGGCGACGCCACCGACCCGCTCGTCACCGGCATGAGCGCCTCGCCCGGCGGCGACGCCGAGGAGATCGGGGAGGTCTGTGAGAACCTCGGCATCCGCGCGGTCGAGGTGATGACCGAGGAGGACGCCGACGTCGACGAGTACACCCACGACACCGAGGTCGAGTGGCAGAAGATCCAGCTGCCGGAGGAGGTCATCGAGATACGCGACGCGCTCAACGACGTCATCTCGGACCGACTGGGCAAGCTCAAGGAGCTCGGGGTCACCCGGAAGACCTCGCCGGACCTCTCCGAGCGCGAGATACACGAGATCCAGTCCCAGCTCCGCCAGATGATGGACAACGACCAGTCCGCGGGCTACGAGGGGATGAGCTTCCTCGCGGAGATACGCAAGCTCCGGACCGCCGTCACGTACGTCGAGACGCAGTCGGTCGAGGCGACCTGCCGGTACTTCGAGCGCCAGCAGAACGCCGCCAGGTCGTCGGGTGCGTCGAAGGCCAGCCAGCGAATGATATCCGAGCCGAAGGTCGAGGAGGCCATCCGCCGCGCGCACTCGTTCGACGACATCCACCCGAAGTACCGGAAGGCGCGCATCCTGCTCGCGGAGACGCTCGGCATCGAGGACGGCGAGCGCGTCATCGTCTTCACCGAGTCCCGGGACACCGCCGAGGCGCTCACCGACTTCCTCTCGAACCACTTCGAGACGCGCCGGTTCGTCGGCCAGGGCGACAAGGAGGGCTCCGACGGGATGACCCAGAAACAGCAACAGGAGACCCTCTCGGCGTTCAAGGACGGCGAGTTCGAGGTGCTCGTCTCGACCAGCGTCGCCGAGGAGGGACTGGACGTGCCCGAGGTCGACCTCGTGCTGTTCTACGAACCCGTGCCGACGGCCATCCGGTCCATCCAGCGCAAGGGTCGGACCGGCCGCCAGACCGAGGGCCGCGTCGTCGTCCTCATGGCCGAGGACACCCGCGACGAGGCGTACTTCTGGATATCGCGGCGCAAGGAGAAGCAGATGGAGTCCGAGCTGCGCGAGCTGAAGGGCGTCGCCGACGAGGTGGCCGCGGACCTCGACGACGGCCAGACCAGCCTCGGCGAGTTCGACGACGGTGAGGGCGAGTCGGAGATGCAGCCCGGGCTGCAGGAGTTCGGTGGCGACGACGAGCCCGGGACCACCGACGACGAGAGCGAGGGAACCGCCGACGAAACCGAGTCCGCGACCGGGGCCGCCGCCAGCGACGGCGTGGTCGCCACGCCGGACTCCGACCCCGACGAGGACCTCGCCGAGATCGTCGTCGACCAGCGCGAGATGGACTCCGCCATCCCTCGCGAGCTCTCGACCCGGGACGACGTGACGACCCGGCTGGAGACGCTGGAGGTGGGCGACTACGTGCTCTCGGACCGGGTCGCCGTCGAGCGAAAGTCGGTCTCGGACTTCCTCGACACGCTCACCGGCAGCGACCGCTCGCTGTTCGAACAGCTCAGGGACCTCTCGGGGCACTACGCCCGGCCCGTGCTCATCATCGAGGGGACGGACAGCCTCGTCGGCACGCGCGACATCCACCCGAACGCGGTCCGGGGCGCGCTGGCGTCGCTCGCGGTCGACTTCGGCGTGAGCGTCCTCCGCACCGAGAGCGAGGCCGATACCCGTGACCTGCTCGCGGTCATCGCGGGGCGCGAGCAGACGAAGAACGACCGCGAGGTGTCGGTCCACGGTGAGAAGGCGAAGAAGACCCTCACCGAGCAGCAGGAGTACGTCGTCGGGGCCATCGCGGACATCGGCCCGGTGACGGCACGGTCGCTGCTCGCGCACTTCGGGACGGTCGAGGACGCGCTGTCGGCGACGGAGGAGGAGCTGCTGGAGGTCGACGGCGTCGGGTCGGTCACCGCAGAACGCATCCGCGAGGTCGTCGGAAGCCAGTACGAGCCAGGGCGGTAG
- a CDS encoding CBS domain-containing protein, whose protein sequence is MKVADAMTPRSELVTVELPGTRDDVLEYLQEYGFSSVPVVKETDGVEAYRGLVSRALLIERPDEDQLALLMDEEVPTTTQDTDLTEVARVMVEEGARRVPVVDGELEGIVTITDVIRAIAREKVETDAVVGDVATRDVNTTYSGTPLPVVERELYYANVPYAVVLDDEADPAGMVTVVDIVEVARIVEGEEDTGDSIASQDDEWAWEGIKAVGGRYLPTRNVEVPATAVSEFMTEDLITVSAKKTVVEAAQLMIRHDIEQIPMVSGEPLVGIVRDIDLLEALYD, encoded by the coding sequence ATGAAAGTTGCCGACGCGATGACGCCCCGCTCAGAGTTGGTCACCGTCGAGCTGCCGGGCACCCGCGACGACGTGCTCGAGTATCTCCAGGAGTACGGCTTCTCATCTGTCCCGGTGGTCAAAGAGACGGACGGCGTCGAGGCGTACCGCGGTCTCGTCTCGCGCGCCCTGCTCATCGAGCGTCCCGACGAGGACCAGCTGGCGCTGCTGATGGACGAGGAGGTGCCGACGACGACGCAGGACACGGACCTCACCGAGGTCGCGCGCGTCATGGTCGAGGAGGGCGCGCGCCGCGTCCCGGTCGTCGACGGCGAGCTCGAAGGCATCGTCACCATCACCGACGTCATCCGCGCCATCGCACGCGAGAAGGTCGAGACGGACGCGGTCGTCGGCGACGTGGCGACCCGGGACGTGAACACGACCTACAGCGGCACGCCGCTGCCCGTCGTCGAGCGCGAGCTCTACTACGCGAACGTCCCCTACGCCGTCGTGCTCGACGACGAGGCCGACCCCGCGGGCATGGTCACCGTGGTCGACATCGTCGAGGTCGCCCGCATCGTCGAGGGCGAGGAGGACACCGGTGACTCCATCGCGAGCCAGGACGACGAGTGGGCCTGGGAGGGAATCAAGGCCGTCGGCGGCCGCTACCTGCCGACCCGGAACGTCGAGGTCCCCGCGACGGCGGTCTCCGAGTTCATGACCGAGGACCTCATCACGGTCTCCGCGAAGAAGACGGTCGTCGAGGCGGCCCAGCTGATGATCCGACACGACATCGAGCAGATCCCGATGGTGTCCGGCGAGCCCCTCGTCGGCATCGTCCGGGACATCGACCTGCTGGAGGCGCTGTATGACTGA
- the mdh gene encoding malate dehydrogenase, producing the protein MAKVSVVGAAGTVGAAAGYNLALRDVVDELVFVDIPDQEDVTVGQAADTNHGIAYDSNTSVRQGTYADTAGSDVVVITAGIPRQPGQTRIDLAGDNAPIMEDIGSSLAEHNDDFITVTTSNPVDLLNRHLYEVGDRDRNEVIGFGGRLDSARFRYVLSERFDTEVQNVEATILGEHGDAQVPVFSKVRVDGADPEFSDDEKEEILGDLKESAMNVIERKGATEWGPATGVAHMVEAILRDTGEVLPASVKLQGEFGHDDVGLGVPVKLGSDGVEEIVEWDLSEFERDQLGEAADKLSEQYDKIA; encoded by the coding sequence ATGGCGAAAGTTAGCGTAGTCGGTGCGGCCGGCACCGTTGGGGCCGCCGCAGGCTACAACCTCGCGCTTCGTGACGTGGTCGACGAGCTCGTCTTCGTGGACATCCCGGACCAGGAGGACGTGACGGTGGGCCAGGCAGCGGACACCAACCACGGTATCGCGTACGACTCGAACACGTCGGTCCGGCAGGGCACGTACGCGGACACTGCTGGCTCGGACGTCGTCGTCATCACGGCGGGCATCCCGCGCCAGCCCGGCCAGACCCGCATCGACCTCGCGGGCGACAACGCGCCCATCATGGAGGACATCGGCTCGTCGCTCGCCGAGCACAACGACGACTTCATCACCGTGACGACGTCGAACCCGGTCGACCTGCTCAACCGCCACCTGTACGAGGTGGGCGACCGCGACCGGAACGAGGTCATCGGCTTCGGTGGCCGACTCGACTCCGCACGGTTCCGCTACGTGCTCTCGGAGCGCTTCGACACGGAGGTCCAGAACGTCGAGGCGACCATCCTGGGCGAGCACGGCGACGCGCAGGTCCCCGTCTTCTCGAAGGTCCGCGTCGACGGCGCGGACCCCGAGTTCAGCGACGACGAGAAGGAGGAGATCCTCGGCGACCTGAAGGAGTCCGCGATGAACGTCATCGAGCGCAAGGGCGCGACCGAGTGGGGCCCGGCGACGGGCGTCGCCCACATGGTCGAGGCCATCCTGCGCGACACCGGCGAGGTGCTCCCGGCGTCGGTCAAGCTCCAGGGCGAGTTCGGCCACGACGACGTGGGTCTCGGCGTCCCCGTCAAGCTCGGCAGTGACGGCGTCGAGGAGATCGTGGAGTGGGACCTCTCCGAGTTCGAGCGCGACCAGCTCGGCGAGGCCGCCGACAAGCTCTCCGAACAGTACGACAAGATCGCGTAG